From one Triticum urartu cultivar G1812 chromosome 3, Tu2.1, whole genome shotgun sequence genomic stretch:
- the LOC125548601 gene encoding transcription factor RAX2-like codes for MGRSPCCDKASVKRGPWSRDEDAVLRNFVQRFANAGNWITLPQKAGLNRCGKSCRLRWLNYLRPALRHGSFTEEEDSLILSLYGDIGSRWSVIAAKLPGRTDNDVKNHWNTKLKKRYYSLTAAPSTPPTGGDAIAAADSPHGADQSSLPPPPPSLVNLDAALATADDGGELTRESEQLYAELMGLIEPQSTTRESTGEVMSSPSSFGTSPTASSFAAGSSATWPVDVHDTILWPESSGNGMVEFDDPCVAHIFGPPSTPDSFLDLLASSYDEVIATQELLYLGTNWSEDLN; via the exons ATGGGGAGGTCTCCCTGCTGCGACAAGGCGAGCGTGAAGCGAGGGCCGTGGTCGCGGGACGAGGACGCCGTCCTCAGGAACTTCGTCCAGAGGTTCGCCAATGCCGGCAACTGGATCACGCTGCCACAGAAAGCAG GGCTTAACCGCTGTGGCAAGAGCTGCCGGCTCCGGTGGCTCAACTACCTCCGCCCCGCGCTCCGGCACGGCAGCTTCACCGAGGAGGAGGACAGCCTCATATTGTCCCTCTATGGCGACATCGGAAGCAG GTGGTCGGTGATCGCGGCCAAGCTGCCCGGCCGAACAGACAACGACGTCAAGAACCACTGGAACACCAAGCTCAAGAAGAGGTACTACTCGCTGACCGCGGCGCCATCAACTCCTCCTACAGGCGGCGACGCCATCGCGGCCGCCGACAGCCCTCACGGGGCCGACCAATCGtccctcccccctcctcctccctccctggTGAATCTCGACGCGGCCCTCGCCAcggccgacgacggcggagagctCACGCGCGAATCGGAGCAGCTGTACGCCGAGCTCATGGGGCTCATCGAGCCGCAGTCCACGACCCGTGAATCCACCGGGGAGGTGATGTCGTCGCCGTCGTCATTTGGAACAAGTCCGACCGCCAGTAGTtttgcagctgggagcagcgctaCGTGGCCAGTGGACGTGCATGACACAATACTCTGGCCGGAGTCTAGCGGGAACGGCATGGTTGAATTTGATGATCCTTGCGTTGCTCACATTTTCGGTCCGCCGTCCACGCCCGACTCTTTCCTAGATTTGTTGGCCTCATCTTACGACGAGGTCATAGCGACGCAAGAGTTGCTGTACCTAGGAACGAATTGGTCTGAAGATCTGAATTAG